The following proteins come from a genomic window of Citrobacter europaeus:
- a CDS encoding type VI secretion protein VasK, which translates to MRFLLPIKNPTVRYWLIAMAPMLISAIACLIIWYWPEKVGMLPGSLKHSRWITGLGATTAVTGVYAVLTWFSARSSGRQSFDLTRAHIQGDDQPRISESYQHHQQSTPFADMYAYLHRQYGLFWRQRVRVILVIGEETEVASIAPTLAEKQWLEGEGTVLIYGGSPQESVDLGPLSTLRKLRSARPVDGIILSLSYEQASSAQWMSDSRRSLEQTGNAYHWLPPIWLWQTDPSMQGTRITQAVGVFFHEKTCPESVGRELTRLLPQLCEQGMRQIFTDNRHDYLLRLGQWLKLGGIESWQRILTPWLSGKQWRMPICGLMFSPSVTVAAASVIHAHYWSPPAAFHGVLKRGAQATGRHMGLSRGRIMCYVVAVVIGLWGVGSLISFAANYYQMTSLTNKAQQLAIGEQVSDAELIQLNELRNDIERIQTQKNTIGWRHFGLNHDTELLAVLLPIYGVANNRLMRDEAARVLSEKLDALTHLPPGSQQRADLAKSAYDQLKAWLMMGRPEKADPAFFSQVMTLTQPTRKGISTGIWQSLSPDLWGFYMQTLPGQPDWKIIPDAQVMVATRQILLAQIEQRNGDNAIYLKMLGSVSRNFPDMPLAQMTNDTDAAQLFTTSETVPGVFTRQAWEGQVQQAIADAVASRREEIDWVLSDNQKNSRAEVSPEALKQRLTDRYFSEYSGSWLKFLNSLRWKPARNLSDVVDQLTLMSDVRQSPVVALMNTLAWQGQAGKKREALSDSLMKSAEKILQKEEEAPVIDQHANDMTGPLDETFGPLLAIAGKGDTPNNLTTETSLSFQTFLTRVTRVRLKLLQVTHSADPQVMMQQLAQTVFQGKNIDLTDTREYGSLLAAGLGEEWSGFGDALFVQPLTQAWEQVLQPSAAGINESWQRTVVSDWQEATDGRYPVSEGRSDIPLPVLAEFIRRDTGKIDQFLHENLAGLMHREGRRWEVDEMNTQGLIINPEFIQAVNRLGEVRDALFADGSQGMRFELRARPVPDVVETILSIDGQRLHYFNQMESWQSFRWPGESQRPGAMLTWTTTQGGANLYGDYPGELGLIRWLEQGRAEKRDDGMWQLTLSAPDGKKLCWLMRTGPGGGPLALLKLRGFVLPKDIFLVSRQRNSDAGIN; encoded by the coding sequence ATGCGGTTTTTATTACCGATTAAAAATCCGACAGTGCGTTACTGGCTGATAGCAATGGCACCTATGCTGATTTCGGCAATTGCCTGCCTGATAATCTGGTACTGGCCAGAAAAAGTCGGCATGTTGCCGGGAAGCCTGAAACATTCTCGCTGGATAACCGGGTTGGGGGCGACAACTGCGGTAACCGGTGTATATGCGGTATTGACCTGGTTTAGCGCGCGATCTTCTGGTCGCCAGAGTTTCGACCTTACCCGGGCGCATATCCAGGGTGATGATCAACCTCGCATTAGTGAGAGTTACCAACATCACCAGCAGTCGACCCCATTTGCGGATATGTACGCGTATCTACACCGTCAGTATGGACTCTTCTGGCGTCAGCGGGTGCGTGTAATACTTGTCATCGGGGAAGAGACTGAAGTCGCATCGATTGCGCCAACGCTTGCCGAGAAACAATGGCTGGAAGGTGAGGGTACCGTACTGATTTATGGTGGTAGCCCGCAGGAATCAGTAGATCTCGGACCTTTATCGACGTTGCGTAAATTACGCAGTGCCCGACCTGTGGACGGAATCATTCTGTCGCTCAGCTACGAACAAGCATCAAGCGCTCAATGGATGAGTGATTCGCGACGAAGCCTGGAGCAAACAGGTAACGCATATCACTGGCTACCGCCAATATGGTTGTGGCAAACGGACCCGAGCATGCAAGGGACCCGCATTACTCAGGCGGTAGGTGTTTTCTTTCACGAAAAGACTTGCCCGGAGAGTGTTGGTCGCGAGCTAACCCGTTTGCTGCCGCAGCTATGTGAACAAGGGATGCGTCAGATTTTTACTGATAACCGCCATGATTATCTATTGCGACTTGGGCAGTGGCTGAAGTTGGGAGGGATTGAAAGCTGGCAGCGGATCCTCACGCCGTGGCTGTCTGGTAAGCAATGGCGGATGCCCATATGTGGGCTGATGTTTAGTCCCTCTGTAACGGTCGCGGCGGCGTCAGTTATTCATGCGCATTACTGGTCACCACCGGCCGCGTTTCATGGCGTACTGAAAAGGGGGGCTCAGGCTACTGGGCGGCATATGGGGTTATCCCGAGGTCGGATAATGTGTTACGTGGTGGCGGTAGTTATCGGTCTGTGGGGCGTTGGCAGCCTGATATCGTTTGCCGCCAATTATTATCAAATGACTTCCCTGACAAACAAAGCGCAGCAGTTGGCGATCGGTGAGCAGGTATCAGATGCTGAACTGATACAACTGAATGAACTGCGAAATGATATTGAGCGCATTCAGACACAAAAAAACACAATAGGGTGGCGTCATTTTGGTCTGAATCATGATACTGAATTATTGGCCGTTTTACTCCCGATTTATGGGGTGGCAAATAATCGCCTGATGAGAGACGAGGCTGCGCGGGTGTTGTCTGAAAAACTCGATGCTCTGACGCATCTTCCGCCGGGAAGTCAGCAACGCGCTGACCTGGCAAAATCGGCATACGATCAGCTTAAAGCCTGGCTGATGATGGGCCGCCCGGAAAAGGCCGACCCCGCCTTTTTTTCTCAGGTGATGACGCTGACACAACCGACGCGTAAAGGGATTTCTACCGGTATCTGGCAGAGTCTGTCGCCGGACTTGTGGGGATTTTACATGCAAACTTTACCTGGGCAGCCTGACTGGAAAATTATCCCAGATGCACAGGTGATGGTGGCAACCCGGCAGATCCTGCTAGCGCAGATTGAACAACGTAATGGCGATAATGCTATATATCTGAAAATGCTGGGATCCGTTTCCCGCAATTTTCCGGATATGCCCTTGGCGCAGATGACGAATGATACGGATGCCGCGCAATTGTTTACCACTTCGGAAACCGTTCCTGGGGTATTTACCCGCCAGGCATGGGAAGGGCAGGTGCAGCAGGCAATAGCTGACGCAGTGGCATCACGCCGCGAAGAAATTGACTGGGTGCTGAGCGACAATCAAAAAAATAGTCGTGCTGAGGTTTCTCCTGAAGCATTAAAACAACGACTGACAGATCGCTATTTTAGCGAATACTCTGGGTCATGGCTTAAGTTCCTCAACAGTTTACGCTGGAAGCCGGCGCGAAATCTTTCAGATGTTGTGGATCAGCTTACGCTAATGAGCGATGTACGCCAGTCACCGGTAGTTGCACTGATGAATACTTTGGCATGGCAGGGGCAGGCAGGAAAAAAACGTGAAGCCCTGTCCGATTCATTGATGAAATCGGCAGAAAAAATATTGCAGAAAGAAGAGGAGGCACCGGTTATTGACCAACATGCAAACGATATGACCGGTCCGTTAGATGAAACGTTTGGCCCATTACTGGCGATAGCCGGTAAGGGTGATACGCCGAATAACCTAACGACTGAAACCTCATTAAGTTTTCAAACATTTCTCACTCGCGTGACCCGAGTCCGCCTGAAGCTGCTCCAGGTCACTCATTCAGCCGATCCGCAGGTCATGATGCAGCAACTGGCACAGACGGTGTTTCAGGGCAAAAATATTGATCTTACCGATACGCGGGAATATGGCAGTTTGTTAGCAGCGGGGTTAGGAGAGGAGTGGAGTGGTTTTGGTGACGCGCTTTTTGTGCAACCCCTGACGCAGGCATGGGAGCAGGTCCTGCAACCATCGGCTGCGGGAATAAATGAGAGCTGGCAACGTACGGTTGTTTCTGACTGGCAGGAAGCAACAGATGGCCGATATCCGGTGAGTGAGGGGCGCAGTGATATTCCACTGCCGGTTCTGGCTGAGTTTATTCGACGTGATACCGGAAAGATCGACCAATTTCTTCATGAGAATCTCGCGGGTCTAATGCACCGTGAGGGGCGTCGCTGGGAAGTAGACGAAATGAATACCCAGGGATTAATTATTAATCCGGAATTTATCCAAGCCGTTAACCGTCTTGGTGAGGTTCGCGACGCCTTATTTGCTGATGGTAGTCAGGGGATGCGTTTTGAGCTGCGCGCGCGCCCAGTACCGGACGTTGTGGAAACGATACTTTCCATTGACGGACAGCGACTGCACTACTTTAACCAGATGGAAAGCTGGCAGAGTTTCCGTTGGCCGGGAGAAAGCCAGAGACCCGGCGCCATGCTGACCTGGACAACCACGCAGGGAGGGGCAAATCTTTACGGGGACTATCCGGGAGAATTAGGCTTAATTCGTTGGCTGGAACAAGGACGAGCGGAGAAACGTGATGATGGAATGTGGCAACTCACCCTCAGTGCGCCAGACGGTAAAAAACTGTGTTGGTTAATGCGCACTGGGCCAGGCGGTGGGCCGCTGGCATTATTAAAATTGCGAGGTTTTGTCCTGCCGAAGGATATTTTTTTGGTGAGTCGCCAACGAAATTCAGACGCTGGAATAAACTAG
- the tssF gene encoding type VI secretion system baseplate subunit TssF encodes MDDLTLRYFDAEMRYLREAGEEFARAHPDRAAMLNLDCPGARDPYVERLFEGFAFLMGRLREKLDDDLPELTEGLVSLLWPHYLRTIPSLAIVELTPQWREMKERMVVEKGFEVLSGPVGDKRTRCRYTTTRDVTLLPLLLEMARLDTDPDGRSVIKLRFSCSELADWQQVDLSRLAFYLNADAPLACALHEALSLNVATIRLRLPGQTDDQALEAWFTPGGFGNEDNLWPKDSGAFGGYQLLLEYFTFREKFMALALCGLEQVVLPQRLPWFELDVVLKRRWDYDFTFSEKHIRLHCVPVINLFPLESDPLTPDALQTEYLLRPMRIQDGHTEIYSVDSVISSKHSGHQVFVPFTSFRHKGGMLRHDAPEYYYHTRVKRGPSGLHDTWLILGGKAFDNYSVPEGESLSLSLTGTNGQLPRRVLRSTLLDTVVKSTAANVRVRNLTAPTLPCYPPNRDRFHWRVLSHLGSSFLWMMDNPEVLRGTLALYDWTDDEMNRRRLAAIVDVKHSETERFERGHLLRGVQIEVTLDSNGFAGRGDICLFGEMLNRFFGLYTDIHLFNRLILILQPTGEQLAWDENPRNPGMR; translated from the coding sequence ATGGATGATTTAACCCTGCGTTACTTTGACGCCGAAATGCGCTACCTGCGCGAAGCGGGCGAGGAGTTTGCCCGCGCCCATCCTGACCGGGCGGCGATGTTGAATCTGGATTGCCCTGGTGCTCGCGATCCTTATGTCGAGCGGTTGTTTGAAGGCTTCGCTTTTCTTATGGGGCGGCTGCGGGAAAAACTGGATGACGACCTACCGGAACTGACCGAAGGGTTAGTGAGTTTGCTATGGCCGCATTATCTGCGGACGATCCCTTCGTTAGCGATTGTGGAGTTGACGCCACAATGGCGCGAGATGAAAGAGCGGATGGTTGTAGAGAAAGGATTTGAGGTGCTTTCTGGCCCGGTAGGTGATAAGCGTACCCGCTGTCGTTACACCACTACTCGGGATGTCACATTGCTGCCGTTGTTGCTGGAGATGGCGCGACTGGACACCGATCCGGACGGACGTTCCGTGATCAAACTGCGTTTTTCCTGCAGTGAGCTGGCCGACTGGCAGCAGGTAGATCTGAGTCGACTTGCATTTTATCTCAATGCCGATGCGCCGCTGGCCTGTGCATTACATGAAGCGTTGTCGCTAAATGTGGCGACTATACGTTTGCGATTGCCAGGACAGACAGATGATCAAGCGCTGGAAGCCTGGTTCACGCCAGGGGGATTTGGCAATGAGGATAACCTCTGGCCGAAGGATAGCGGTGCGTTTGGCGGTTATCAGCTGTTGTTGGAGTACTTCACTTTTCGGGAAAAATTTATGGCGCTGGCGCTCTGCGGACTTGAACAGGTTGTTCTCCCGCAAAGGCTCCCCTGGTTCGAACTTGATGTCGTTTTGAAACGCCGCTGGGATTATGACTTCACCTTCAGTGAAAAACATATCCGCCTGCACTGTGTGCCAGTGATAAACCTTTTTCCTCTGGAGTCTGACCCGCTGACCCCTGATGCCTTGCAGACCGAATATTTGTTACGTCCGATGCGTATTCAGGATGGCCACACTGAAATTTACTCTGTAGATTCCGTTATTTCGTCAAAGCACTCCGGGCATCAGGTTTTTGTGCCATTCACCAGTTTTCGCCACAAAGGGGGAATGTTACGCCATGACGCACCAGAATATTATTATCACACCCGAGTAAAACGTGGCCCTTCCGGTCTACATGATACCTGGCTAATCCTCGGTGGTAAGGCTTTTGATAACTACAGCGTACCTGAAGGCGAAAGCCTGTCATTAAGTCTTACCGGTACGAACGGTCAACTACCTCGTCGGGTATTACGCAGTACGTTGCTCGACACCGTTGTAAAGTCTACCGCGGCGAATGTCCGAGTCCGTAATCTGACGGCGCCAACGCTTCCCTGTTATCCACCAAACCGTGACCGTTTTCACTGGCGTGTATTAAGCCATCTGGGGAGCAGTTTTCTGTGGATGATGGATAACCCGGAAGTATTGCGTGGAACTCTGGCGCTTTATGACTGGACGGACGATGAAATGAATCGACGCCGTCTGGCCGCTATTGTTGACGTTAAGCACAGCGAAACGGAGCGTTTCGAGCGCGGGCATCTGCTACGCGGTGTGCAGATAGAGGTCACCCTTGATAGCAATGGTTTTGCCGGCCGCGGAGACATCTGCCTGTTTGGTGAAATGCTCAATCGCTTTTTTGGACTCTATACCGACATCCACCTGTTTAATCGGTTGATTCTGATCTTACAACCTACGGGGGAGCAGCTAGCATGGGACGAAAATCCGCGCAACCCAGGGATGCGCTAA
- the tssG gene encoding type VI secretion system baseplate subunit TssG, whose protein sequence is MGRKSAQPRDALTSRLKEDISRINFYRFCQLLENHGAHRLGESDNPHDDMVRFRPHPGVGFPASELKAIECDPEHPDAPLTVRSTFMGLYGVDSPLPTTYIDDITQRRDGHEVLETFLDIFNHRILTQFYRIWRKYSYPATFEAGGRDSTSRCLLGLIGLGIAGTQEHIATPSSRFLALLGIMRQPGRTAEGIARLVNLLAPNTRTDVIAHDLRTVAIRQPAGLFDEQPLRLDGHTILGDEATDAASQLLISLVTDDATETEGWLPDGGLLTDLLVLLRVYLGWRYRARIMLTLPTRLLPEPVLGESPVRLGLTCVNGLQKGDRDLPDDFTVELEHYRGLTPAMINKGIKRVHYRF, encoded by the coding sequence ATGGGACGAAAATCCGCGCAACCCAGGGATGCGCTAACATCACGTCTGAAAGAAGATATTAGTCGTATTAATTTTTATCGATTTTGCCAGCTTCTGGAAAACCACGGCGCTCACCGACTGGGGGAAAGTGATAACCCGCATGATGATATGGTGCGTTTTCGTCCCCATCCTGGTGTAGGGTTTCCCGCTAGCGAACTGAAAGCTATTGAGTGCGATCCTGAGCATCCGGATGCCCCTCTTACGGTCCGCTCAACCTTCATGGGGCTTTACGGTGTGGATTCACCGCTGCCGACAACATACATAGATGACATCACGCAAAGGCGCGATGGTCACGAGGTACTGGAAACCTTCCTCGATATTTTCAACCATCGTATTTTGACGCAGTTTTACCGCATCTGGCGAAAATACAGTTACCCAGCCACTTTTGAAGCGGGGGGGCGCGATAGTACTTCGCGCTGCTTATTGGGACTCATTGGCTTAGGGATCGCCGGTACACAGGAGCATATTGCCACACCGTCATCGCGTTTCCTCGCCCTGTTGGGGATTATGCGCCAGCCCGGGAGAACGGCAGAAGGTATTGCCCGGTTGGTCAACTTACTGGCGCCGAACACGCGTACTGACGTCATAGCACACGATCTGCGTACGGTGGCGATTCGACAACCTGCAGGACTGTTTGATGAACAACCATTAAGGCTGGATGGCCATACGATACTGGGGGATGAGGCAACCGATGCAGCCAGTCAGTTATTAATTTCACTCGTGACTGATGATGCAACAGAAACGGAGGGCTGGTTACCCGATGGGGGGCTTTTGACCGACTTGCTGGTATTACTGCGTGTTTATCTGGGGTGGCGCTATCGGGCGCGGATTATGTTGACTCTTCCCACCCGTCTGCTTCCTGAGCCTGTGCTGGGTGAGTCACCTGTGCGACTGGGTCTTACCTGTGTTAATGGTCTGCAAAAAGGAGACAGGGACTTACCGGACGACTTCACGGTAGAACTTGAACATTACCGTGGTCTGACACCCGCTATGATAAATAAGGGCATAAAGCGTGTTCATTACCGTTTTTAA
- the tssJ gene encoding type VI secretion system lipoprotein TssJ — translation MFITVFKMKNILPVLALILSGCGFFQSVSDGTRSAASSLFYKQIKILHLDISGRAALNTDSREQNSAPQSVIVRIYQLKDEKRFNQTQYEQLVGYGANLLKEDLLAEQFVVVKPNSAVTQDMPMEEGTQFVAIVALFRDPDMTKGNWRLVVKRNDLDPDEARKIVLDGHSMTMLPEEK, via the coding sequence GTGTTCATTACCGTTTTTAAAATGAAAAATATTCTTCCCGTACTGGCATTAATACTCAGTGGCTGCGGCTTCTTTCAGTCAGTAAGTGACGGTACCCGCTCCGCTGCAAGCTCTCTTTTTTATAAACAGATTAAGATATTACATCTTGATATCTCTGGCCGGGCCGCGCTCAATACTGACAGCCGCGAGCAAAACAGCGCGCCACAGTCGGTTATAGTGCGTATTTACCAGTTAAAAGATGAGAAGCGTTTTAATCAGACTCAGTACGAACAACTGGTCGGTTACGGGGCTAACCTGTTAAAAGAGGATTTACTGGCTGAGCAGTTTGTGGTGGTTAAGCCCAATAGCGCCGTGACGCAGGATATGCCGATGGAAGAGGGAACACAATTTGTGGCGATTGTGGCTCTGTTTCGCGATCCTGATATGACCAAGGGCAACTGGCGGTTGGTGGTCAAACGCAACGATCTTGACCCCGATGAGGCACGTAAAATCGTGCTTGATGGCCATAGTATGACGATGCTGCCAGAGGAAAAGTAA
- a CDS encoding lipoprotein: protein MKKLLFAAALIVSGLLVGCNQLTQYTVSEQEINQALAKHNNFSKDIGLPGVAEAHIVLNNLASQIGREEPNKVTLTGDANLDMNSLFGTQKATMKLKLKALPVFNKEKGAIYLQEMEVVDATVTPEKMQSVLQTLMPYLNQSLRNYFNQQPAYILQDDSSQGEALAKKLAKGIEVKPGEIIIPFTD, encoded by the coding sequence ATGAAAAAGCTTCTTTTTGCCGCTGCGCTCATTGTCAGCGGCCTGTTGGTTGGTTGTAATCAACTCACGCAATACACGGTTAGCGAGCAAGAGATTAATCAGGCCCTGGCGAAACATAATAACTTTTCTAAAGATATCGGATTGCCTGGCGTCGCTGAAGCGCATATCGTACTAAACAATCTCGCCAGCCAGATAGGCCGTGAAGAACCCAATAAAGTGACGCTGACCGGTGATGCCAACCTGGACATGAACTCGCTGTTTGGCACTCAAAAAGCGACCATGAAGCTGAAACTCAAAGCCTTACCGGTCTTCAATAAAGAAAAAGGCGCGATTTATCTGCAAGAGATGGAAGTTGTGGATGCCACCGTCACACCGGAAAAAATGCAGTCGGTGCTGCAAACGCTGATGCCTTATTTGAATCAGTCGCTGCGAAACTATTTCAATCAGCAGCCAGCGTATATTCTGCAGGATGACAGTAGCCAGGGTGAAGCGCTGGCGAAAAAACTGGCGAAAGGTATTGAGGTGAAACCGGGCGAAATCATCATCCCGTTCACTGACTAA